GGCCTCGACCGCGTGATGATTGTCGATTGGGACGTCCACCACGGCAATGGCACGCAAGACGCCTTCTGGCGCGACGAGCAGGTCGGCTTCTTGTCGGTCCATCGCTGGCCGTTTTATCCGGGAACCGGTCGGGCGAGCGAGACGGGCGCCGGACCGGGTCTGGGAAGCACCATGAACCTGCCGGTCGAGTTCGGCACGTCGCGCCGAGCCTATCTCGACCTTTTCCGAGGCGCGTTGGAAGGTTTTGCTGCGCGGATCAAGCCGCAGCTTGTGCTCATCAGCGCCGGCTTCGACAGTCATCGCACCGACCCCGTCGGCTCGCTGGGCCTGGAAAGCGAAGATTTTGGAGAGCTGACCACGATCGTGCTCGACGTGGCCGACGCATTCGCCGATGGCAAGGTCGTCAGCGTGCTGGAGGGCGGCTATCGTCCGCAGGCGCTGGCCGAGTCGGTCGAGATTCATTTGAGCGCTATGCTGAGCTAACGGGTCTGAACTATCGTTAGGCCCGCTTGGCGTCCGCGACGGCACAGGAATCGGCTGCGTCGTGCGAACTCGCGGGACCAAGCACCATGTCAGCCTCAAGTTGATGGCAACTGGCACCCGAAAGCTCGATCATTGCCGTCATGCCAGGACTCGGATGGTCTTCGCCTGGGAAGCCTGCCGATGTCCCGCGGAACAGGTGCTCATCATTACCATGATACCAGAGATAGAGCAGGCTGGCCAAGTAGCGGATAAAACGGCCAAGCATGATCCATCGCTTTTCGTAAGTGGTGGGGCTTCTTTTTAGGGATGAGTATACAATTCCTTGTTGGCTGCCGCCCCTAGGGACTGAAATGAACGATTTGAAAAGCGCCGAGTTGCTCGCCGACGTTGAGGCTTTTTGCCAGGAACTTCGGCCGATCGAGGAGTTGTGCTACGTCGAACATCGGCAAAACGAACAGACGGTCGAACTGGCCCGGAAGCACAATGTCTTGGCCATGCCCGTGCCGGTCGAGTACGGCGGACGCGGCGCGGATGCCGTGACTTACGCCCGTGCTTTGGCCCGCATCGGCCGCGAAGGCACCGGCGTGCGCACCTTTTTCTCCGGCCATACGTCGATCGGCGAGTACCCCATCCTGCGGTTCGGCAATCACGAGCAGAAAGCCCGCTATCTGCCGCTGGCGGCGCGGGGCGAGTGCATTCTGGCCTTCGGTCTGACCGAGCCGGACGCGGGTTCCAATCCGCTGGAAATGACCAGCACCTACCGCCGCGACGGCGACCGGTTTTTGCTCAACGGCGTCAAGTATCTGATCTCCAACGGCGCGATCGCCGATGCGGTGATTGTGTTCGCCTATCCCGAGGCCGACACGCCGCGGCGAATGAGCGCGTTCATCGTCGATACGGCCGGCGAGACGTTCGAGACCGAAGACCTGCCGGCCAAGTTGGGCATGTTCACCGCCAACACCGGCATGTTCCAGATGACCGAACATCCGGTGCCCCTCGAAAATCTTTTGGGCGACGAAGGCGACGGCTTTCGGATTGCGATGGGCACGCTGGTGTCGGGTCGGCTGAGCGTGGCCGCCGGCTGCCTGGGAGTGATCGAGGATTGCCTGACCGAAGCGGTGGATTATGCGCGGTCGCGGCACCAGCACGGCAAGCCGATCGGGCGGCATCAGCTCGTGCAAGAGCACATCGCGGCGATCGAGATGCACCGCGCGGCGACCGAGGCGATGGTCGAGCGGGCGGCCCGTGCCAAGCAGGCCGGCGACGAATCGCCCGGCGACGCGGCGGTGGCGCGGCAAGCCGATATGCACGTGGCGCAGGCCAAGCTGTTCGCCAGCAACGCCGGCTGGGATGCCGCCGACCGGGCAGTGCAGATCTTCGGCGGACGGGGATTTTCGGAGCTGTATCGCGTCGGCCGTCATCTGCAAGACGTCCGCGTCTGCCGCATCTATGAAGGGACCGACGAAATCCTGAAGCTGAAGGTCGCGGCCGCCATCTTGGGCAAGGAGTTCGAGGCGTTCAAATAAAAAATGCCTCGGTCGTTGAGGCAGACAGCGGTGGCGGGGGCAGAGCGGCGCGCTCGGACAGTTCCCCACTTGACGCTCGGCCGCGGCGATGCCCCGGTAGCGCCACGACCGGGGCATCGCTGGCCGACGGCGCGTTTGGTGATTGCCGGCTCGCTCTCGGCCAGCTTCTGCCCCAGCCACCACCGGGAAGCTTAGGCTTCCCGCTCGCCCTCGCCGAGCTTCACCCGCACCTGCTGCCAAGCCTGACGGATGACCTGGTCGGCGGCGCCTTTCACAAGACCGGCGGGGACGGTGGCCATCAGCCCGCCCACGCGGTCGATGGTGGCGGTCCAGCGCAGGCGCGACCCCGTGCCTTCGTTCTCGATGTTGAGCGACGAGGTCATCTGCATCGAAATGCCGATCCCTTCCGACTCGACGTGCATCGTGGCCGATCGCGGTGGGTCGAGGTCCGATAAACGAATGGTCATGCGGAGCGTCGCCCGCAGGAATGAAAAACGCGGCTTGACCACGCACTTAAGCGTCTGCGGATCGGGCCGCTCCGCTGAAACCAGGTCGGGAATGCTGGCCGCCAACGTGTCGAGATCGGTCAGCGTGGCATACAGACGCTGTGGGTCGGCCTGAAACGCCTCCTCACCGCCGAATTGAGTGCCGGTCATGCTCATGTGGATCGCGAACCCTAATTGATCGCCTTCTCCATCATGACGCTATGCCTTCGCTGGCCGCCTGAACCGCCCCAATCGCTAGACAAATCCAGCCCAGGATGAATCCCACGCCGCCGAAGGGCACGACCGCGCCGAGGATTCGCGGTGCGCCGAGCGCCATCGCGTACAGGCAGCCGCAGAAGACCAGAATGCCGGCGACAAACAGCGAACCGCCGGCGGTCAGCCAGATCGACGAGTGACGCGTTGCCGCCAGTCCGATCAGCACCACCGCGATGGCATGATACATGTGGTATCGCGCGGCCGTATCGAATATCTCTAGGCGGCGCGCGGCTTCCTGGTGCGCCGATTCGTCGGCCGAGAGTTTTAGGTCTTCGGCCAGCCGGCCCTTCAACCCATGCGCGCCAAACGCCCCCGCCGCCACCGATAACCCGGCCAGCACCGCGCCGCAAGCAACCCACCACATCGGTTTCAACCTAGGCTCTCCAACAGATCATGGTTGATTCTATACTTCACGCGGCCGAGAATGAGACATTGGCGGTGGCTGGGGCAGAGTCTGGCCAGATGGAGGCTGGCACTTCGTTCATGTCGGCGGCCAGACAATGCCCCGGTGCGTCCAACCGGGGCATCGCTTGGCCGCCACGCCGTTGATGGGCGCCAGCCGCTATCTGGCCAAGCTCGCTCTGCCCCAGCCACCGCTTTTGCTCGCGGAAAAATGCCTCATTCTCGGCCGCGTGAAGTATATACCGAACGGGCCAGCCATGCGACCCTGCGGAGACAAGGGCGAGGGGACCGTCCGTTCAGAAAACTTCGAGCGCATGTCGGGGCCGTTCCGCTTGC
The window above is part of the Pirellulales bacterium genome. Proteins encoded here:
- a CDS encoding acyl-CoA dehydrogenase family protein yields the protein MNDLKSAELLADVEAFCQELRPIEELCYVEHRQNEQTVELARKHNVLAMPVPVEYGGRGADAVTYARALARIGREGTGVRTFFSGHTSIGEYPILRFGNHEQKARYLPLAARGECILAFGLTEPDAGSNPLEMTSTYRRDGDRFLLNGVKYLISNGAIADAVIVFAYPEADTPRRMSAFIVDTAGETFETEDLPAKLGMFTANTGMFQMTEHPVPLENLLGDEGDGFRIAMGTLVSGRLSVAAGCLGVIEDCLTEAVDYARSRHQHGKPIGRHQLVQEHIAAIEMHRAATEAMVERAARAKQAGDESPGDAAVARQADMHVAQAKLFASNAGWDAADRAVQIFGGRGFSELYRVGRHLQDVRVCRIYEGTDEILKLKVAAAILGKEFEAFK
- a CDS encoding SRPBCC domain-containing protein, which translates into the protein MTGTQFGGEEAFQADPQRLYATLTDLDTLAASIPDLVSAERPDPQTLKCVVKPRFSFLRATLRMTIRLSDLDPPRSATMHVESEGIGISMQMTSSLNIENEGTGSRLRWTATIDRVGGLMATVPAGLVKGAADQVIRQAWQQVRVKLGEGEREA
- a CDS encoding DUF423 domain-containing protein, giving the protein MWWVACGAVLAGLSVAAGAFGAHGLKGRLAEDLKLSADESAHQEAARRLEIFDTAARYHMYHAIAVVLIGLAATRHSSIWLTAGGSLFVAGILVFCGCLYAMALGAPRILGAVVPFGGVGFILGWICLAIGAVQAASEGIAS